One region of Candidatus Binatia bacterium genomic DNA includes:
- a CDS encoding SUF system NifU family Fe-S cluster assembly protein gives MSDLSDLYQEVILDHNRQPRNYHKIEGAHRKAEGYNPLCGDQLTVYVQLEDGVIRDISFEGSGCAISKASASLMTTSVKGKTPAQAQALFVEFHDLVTGGHDAPQPATLGKLAVFAGVRRFPARVKCASLAWHTMRAALEGEQVPVSTE, from the coding sequence ATGTCCGATCTCAGCGACCTCTACCAGGAAGTTATTCTGGATCACAACCGGCAACCGCGGAACTACCACAAGATCGAGGGGGCACACCGGAAGGCAGAGGGCTACAACCCGCTGTGCGGCGATCAGCTAACCGTGTACGTGCAGCTGGAAGATGGCGTGATCCGTGACATCAGCTTTGAGGGGTCCGGTTGTGCGATTTCGAAAGCCTCGGCGTCGCTGATGACCACGAGCGTGAAGGGCAAGACGCCGGCGCAAGCCCAGGCGCTGTTCGTGGAATTCCATGACTTGGTCACCGGCGGGCATGATGCGCCGCAACCCGCTACGCTCGGCAAGCTCGCGGTGTTCGCTGGCGTCCGGAGGTTCCCCGCGCGGGTGAAGTGCGCCAGCCTTGCCTGGCACACGATGCGTGCGGCCTTGGAGGGCGAGCAGGTTCCAGTATCGACCGAGTGA
- the sufC gene encoding Fe-S cluster assembly ATPase SufC — translation MLQISNLHVRVEGKEILRGLNLTVKAGEVHAVMGPNGSGKSTLANVLAGRSTYEVTEGQVLFEGRNLLTMPPELRAREGIFLAFQYPVEIPGVNNAYFLKAAVNAVRTHHGLEELDAMDFLALIKEKGKRLDMDQALLNRSVNEGFSGGEKKRNEILQMAMLEPKLAILDETDSGLDIDALKTVAKGVNALRSTDRAMIVITHYQRLLHYVVPDHVHVLSEGRIVKSGDRGLALELEAKGYGWVEHEVARPPQPAPVATVQ, via the coding sequence ATGCTACAGATCAGTAACCTGCACGTCCGCGTTGAGGGCAAGGAGATTCTGCGGGGTCTCAATTTGACGGTGAAAGCCGGCGAGGTGCACGCCGTCATGGGGCCGAACGGCTCCGGCAAGAGCACGCTGGCCAACGTCCTCGCCGGTCGCAGCACCTACGAGGTCACGGAAGGTCAGGTGTTGTTCGAGGGCAGGAATCTGCTCACCATGCCACCGGAACTCCGAGCCCGGGAGGGGATCTTCCTCGCCTTCCAGTACCCCGTCGAGATTCCGGGTGTCAACAACGCCTATTTTCTGAAGGCGGCCGTCAACGCCGTGCGCACGCACCACGGCCTCGAAGAGCTGGATGCCATGGATTTCCTCGCCCTGATCAAGGAGAAGGGCAAGCGCCTGGACATGGACCAGGCTCTGTTGAACCGCTCCGTGAACGAAGGGTTCTCCGGCGGCGAAAAGAAACGTAACGAGATTCTGCAAATGGCGATGCTGGAACCGAAGCTCGCCATCCTCGACGAGACCGACTCGGGTCTCGACATCGATGCGCTGAAGACGGTCGCCAAGGGCGTCAATGCGCTGCGGAGCACGGACCGGGCGATGATCGTCATCACGCATTATCAGCGCCTGCTCCACTACGTCGTTCCGGACCACGTACACGTCCTGTCGGAGGGTCGAATCGTGAAATCGGGCGATCGTGGGCTGGCGCTGGAGTTGGAGGCCAAGGGCTACGGCTGGGTCGAGCACGAGGTGGCACGCCCGCCGCAGCCGGCCCCCGTAGCGACCGTGCAGTGA
- the sufT gene encoding putative Fe-S cluster assembly protein SufT → MRSHEAVALHRDCEAVAIPNGNKVVLHAGDEVLITQSLGGSFTVTTEHGYMVRIAGKDADALGLEPAVQPSTDAAMAASTPEQVEKAVWDQLRTCYDPEIPVNIVDLGLVYHCQATLLPDGGHKVEVRFTLTAPGCGMAGSLQMDMESKILSLPGVEECDVDVVFDPPWSRDMMSEAARLDLGIS, encoded by the coding sequence ATGCGATCCCACGAAGCAGTAGCGCTACACCGTGATTGCGAAGCCGTTGCCATCCCGAATGGCAACAAGGTCGTACTGCACGCGGGTGATGAGGTGCTCATCACGCAGTCCCTTGGCGGCAGCTTCACGGTCACGACCGAACACGGATACATGGTGCGCATCGCGGGCAAGGACGCTGACGCGCTCGGTCTGGAGCCGGCGGTACAACCCTCCACAGATGCCGCCATGGCAGCCAGCACGCCAGAGCAGGTCGAAAAGGCGGTGTGGGACCAGCTGCGCACCTGCTACGACCCCGAAATCCCGGTGAACATCGTCGATCTCGGCCTGGTGTATCACTGCCAGGCGACGCTCCTGCCCGACGGCGGCCACAAGGTTGAGGTGAGGTTCACGCTGACGGCGCCCGGCTGCGGCATGGCCGGCTCGCTGCAAATGGATATGGAGAGCAAGATTTTGAGCCTCCCCGGTGTCGAGGAATGCGATGTCGACGTCGTCTTCGATCCGCCGTGGAGCCGCGACATGATGTCCGAAGCCGCCAGACTCGATCTCGGGATTTCGTAG
- the sufD gene encoding Fe-S cluster assembly protein SufD, with protein sequence MDAADTYLSMFAELEHEPAGRKPAWVHAIRKQAIARFAELGFPSTRLEDWRHTNVAPITKVRFLPARAYHRNGLTPESLEQATLGGLAGSRLVLVDGQFSSGLSSLGVLPRGVQVSSLAAAIETDGCFIEARLGRFARDDASGFLALNTAFLKDGAFLHLPPATVVEQPIHVVYVSTAQGDPTVSHPRTLIVAEEGCQATIIESYVSLGNGTCLTNAVTELVAGPGAVIEHGTLALENAASFHVAALSVSQEQASNVLLHSFSLSGGLVRNNVTVVLDGEGSECVLNGLFVGNGRAHVDNHTIIDHVKPRCTSQELYKGILGGQSTGVFNGGIRVRASAQKTSARQTNKNLLLSPDAQINTKPQLEISADDVKCNHASTIGQLDADALFYLRARGIARNAARTMLTYAFASEMISRLRHEPLRRRFEEIVLTRLPAREGAEES encoded by the coding sequence ATGGATGCAGCCGACACCTATCTCTCGATGTTCGCGGAGCTCGAACATGAACCGGCCGGGCGGAAACCCGCCTGGGTCCACGCGATCCGCAAACAGGCCATCGCCCGGTTCGCCGAGCTCGGCTTTCCGTCGACGCGGCTGGAAGACTGGCGGCACACCAATGTCGCCCCGATCACCAAAGTTCGCTTTCTGCCGGCGCGGGCATACCACCGCAACGGGCTGACGCCCGAGTCCCTGGAGCAGGCAACATTGGGAGGACTGGCTGGCAGCCGACTGGTGCTTGTGGACGGTCAGTTCTCCTCGGGGCTGTCGTCGTTGGGGGTGTTGCCGCGCGGCGTGCAAGTCAGCAGTCTGGCGGCAGCGATCGAGACCGATGGGTGCTTCATCGAAGCGCGCTTGGGGCGCTTCGCGCGCGACGACGCCAGCGGGTTTCTGGCACTGAACACCGCCTTTCTCAAGGACGGAGCGTTTCTCCACCTCCCGCCGGCGACCGTTGTTGAGCAACCGATTCACGTGGTCTATGTCTCCACCGCGCAGGGTGACCCGACGGTGTCACACCCCCGCACGCTGATCGTGGCAGAGGAGGGCTGCCAGGCAACTATCATCGAGAGCTACGTCAGCCTCGGCAATGGGACGTGCTTGACCAACGCCGTGACCGAGCTGGTGGCTGGTCCCGGCGCGGTCATCGAGCACGGCACGTTGGCGCTGGAGAATGCGGCGTCCTTTCACGTTGCCGCCCTAAGCGTGAGCCAGGAACAGGCCAGCAACGTCCTGTTGCATTCGTTCTCCTTGAGTGGCGGTCTGGTGCGCAACAATGTCACCGTGGTGTTGGACGGTGAGGGCAGTGAGTGCGTGCTGAACGGCCTTTTTGTCGGCAACGGGCGTGCCCACGTGGACAACCACACGATTATCGACCACGTCAAGCCCCGCTGCACCAGTCAGGAGCTCTACAAGGGTATCCTCGGCGGCCAGTCTACCGGGGTCTTCAACGGCGGCATCCGCGTGCGGGCGAGCGCGCAGAAGACCAGCGCGCGTCAGACGAACAAAAACCTGCTGCTCTCGCCGGACGCGCAGATCAATACCAAGCCGCAGCTCGAAATCTCCGCCGACGATGTGAAGTGCAATCACGCGTCGACCATTGGGCAGCTCGACGCCGACGCGCTCTTCTACTTGCGCGCGCGCGGCATCGCTAGGAACGCCGCCCGCACCATGCTGACCTACGCGTTTGCGAGCGAGATGATTAGTCGCCTGCGGCACGAGCCACTGCGCCGCCGCTTCGAGGAAATCGTATTGACGAGGCTACCGGCGAGAGAAGGAGCCGAGGAGTCATGA
- a CDS encoding cysteine desulfurase gives MRPAHRLAVPETSAQTPVVLDVAKIREDFPILRYPVHGKPLVYLDNAATTQKPQVVIDTLSRYYTTANANIHRGVHTLSERATQAYEAARGTVRRFLNAADDREIIFVRGATEGINLVAQSYGRTFLKPGDEIIISAMEHHSNIVPWQMLCEQVGARLRVITINNAGELYLDVYEGLLNERTKLVAITHVSNALGTINPIRQVIDLAHHWNVPVLVDGAQAVPHLQVDVRGLDCDFYTFSAHKLFGPTGIGVLYGKAALLDRMPPYQGGGDMISLVTFEKTHYNTLPYKFEAGTPHIAGGVGLGAAIEYVNRIGLNAIAAYEHELLAYATDSLNAIEGLDMIGTAKEKTGVLSFTLEGVHPHDIGTVLDREGIAIRAGHHCAMPVMQRFGVPATARASLAFYNTKEEIDALAAALHRVKKVFA, from the coding sequence ATGAGACCGGCGCACCGACTGGCCGTCCCGGAGACTAGTGCGCAGACTCCGGTGGTCTTGGATGTGGCAAAGATCCGGGAGGATTTCCCCATCCTGCGGTACCCCGTGCACGGGAAACCGCTGGTCTATCTGGACAATGCCGCTACGACGCAGAAGCCGCAGGTCGTGATCGACACGCTCAGCCGATACTACACGACGGCAAACGCCAACATCCACCGCGGTGTCCACACCCTCAGCGAGCGCGCCACGCAGGCGTACGAAGCCGCAAGGGGCACGGTACGCCGCTTCCTCAACGCCGCCGACGATCGCGAAATCATCTTCGTGCGCGGCGCGACGGAGGGCATCAACCTGGTGGCACAGAGCTACGGCCGGACATTCCTGAAGCCGGGGGACGAGATCATCATCTCGGCGATGGAACATCACTCCAACATCGTTCCCTGGCAGATGCTTTGCGAACAGGTCGGCGCCAGACTCCGTGTGATTACGATCAACAACGCCGGCGAGTTGTACCTCGACGTCTATGAAGGGCTGCTGAACGAGCGGACCAAGCTGGTCGCCATCACGCACGTCTCGAACGCACTGGGTACGATTAATCCGATCCGCCAGGTCATCGACCTGGCGCACCACTGGAATGTCCCCGTGCTCGTCGACGGAGCCCAGGCCGTGCCACACCTGCAGGTCGACGTGCGAGGGCTCGATTGCGACTTCTACACCTTCTCCGCGCACAAGCTGTTCGGACCGACGGGCATCGGGGTGCTGTACGGCAAGGCCGCCTTGCTCGACCGCATGCCGCCGTACCAAGGCGGGGGGGACATGATCAGCCTCGTGACCTTCGAGAAGACGCACTACAACACGCTCCCGTACAAGTTCGAGGCGGGCACCCCGCACATCGCGGGCGGGGTCGGGTTGGGAGCCGCCATCGAGTATGTGAACCGCATCGGGCTCAATGCCATCGCCGCCTATGAGCACGAACTGCTCGCCTACGCGACCGATTCCCTCAACGCCATCGAAGGCCTCGATATGATTGGGACGGCCAAGGAAAAGACCGGCGTGCTGTCCTTCACGCTGGAAGGCGTCCACCCGCATGACATCGGCACCGTGTTGGACCGTGAGGGGATTGCCATTCGCGCCGGCCATCACTGTGCGATGCCGGTGATGCAGCGCTTCGGGGTGCCAGCAACCGCCCGCGCCTCACTGGCCTTCTACAACACGAAGGAGGAGATCGACGCCTTGGCGGCCGCACTCCACCGGGTCAAGAAGGTATTCGCCTGA